The Crocosphaera subtropica ATCC 51142 genome includes a window with the following:
- a CDS encoding NAD(P)H dehydrogenase subunit NdhS — protein sequence MLILPGSTVRVTNPNDTYYRFEGLVQRVSDGKAAVLFEGGNWDKLVTFQLSEIEVV from the coding sequence ATGTTAATTTTACCAGGATCAACCGTTAGAGTAACTAACCCCAACGATACCTATTATCGTTTTGAAGGACTGGTGCAGCGAGTCAGCGACGGGAAAGCTGCTGTTTTATTTGAAGGAGGAAACTGGGATAAGCTGGTGACTTTCCAATTATCAGAAATAGAAGTTGTTTAA
- a CDS encoding sensor histidine kinase translates to MMISEALLEKLSDIINRDPGVNIVPSLGEPTAIEIEEQRLKAQGQWVSAIASLEILLLSYLDTNTSDNKNPQGLILSAPTPILCHPNLTNLIQTGIFTLQPSQHSWKQFQLPGFADAENRNQRPNIREFPLFPQDPLATEQFCLVLTSQFSLLMVLGEDSLGLPAFQFSFDPDVISQAWLRLRSRLSLVNHPQLCDLDELVKQLIPSTPSYQVVTEFSRLLLHYFPKISPIINSKNCYSQDLENGKDQAYSSKKNSFTTSTVEEATDVALLQALSHEIRTPLTSIRTMTRLLLRNKELDPKMIRLLENIDQECSEQINRMELIFRATELKSKGSQDPSVELVRTSLDTLFHQSIPRWKRQAQRRNVDLEIGLPKKLPQVVSDPGMLDQVLTGLMEKCTRSLSGGGQIKVQVSTAGHQLKLQFHTESYRQYNPFKALGQLLLLQPETGSVSLNLDVTKNLFNRLGGKLIVRQRSQQGEIFTIFLPLT, encoded by the coding sequence ATGATGATTTCTGAGGCTTTATTAGAAAAATTAAGTGATATTATTAACCGTGATCCAGGGGTGAATATTGTCCCTTCTCTGGGGGAACCGACAGCCATAGAAATAGAGGAACAACGACTAAAAGCGCAAGGACAATGGGTTAGTGCCATAGCATCCTTAGAAATCTTACTACTATCTTACTTAGACACAAACACATCTGACAATAAGAACCCTCAAGGATTAATTTTATCAGCCCCAACCCCTATTTTATGCCATCCCAACCTAACTAATTTAATTCAGACAGGCATTTTTACCCTGCAACCCAGTCAACACAGTTGGAAACAATTTCAACTTCCTGGGTTTGCTGATGCTGAAAATAGAAACCAGCGACCCAACATTAGAGAATTTCCCTTATTTCCTCAAGATCCCCTAGCTACTGAGCAATTTTGTTTAGTTTTAACTTCTCAGTTTTCCTTATTAATGGTTTTAGGGGAAGATAGCTTAGGACTGCCTGCGTTTCAATTTTCCTTTGATCCTGATGTGATATCTCAAGCATGGTTAAGGTTGCGATCGCGTCTCAGTTTAGTCAATCACCCCCAACTCTGTGACTTAGACGAATTAGTTAAACAGCTTATCCCTTCCACTCCCAGTTATCAAGTGGTTACGGAATTTAGTCGTTTATTACTGCATTATTTTCCTAAAATTTCTCCTATCATTAACTCAAAAAATTGTTATAGTCAAGACTTAGAAAATGGCAAGGATCAAGCCTATTCATCTAAGAAAAATTCCTTTACTACTTCTACTGTTGAAGAAGCTACCGATGTAGCCTTACTTCAAGCTTTAAGTCATGAAATTCGTACGCCTTTAACCAGTATTCGTACGATGACTCGGTTGCTATTGAGGAATAAAGAGTTAGATCCCAAAATGATCCGCTTATTAGAAAATATCGATCAAGAATGTAGTGAACAAATTAACCGTATGGAACTTATTTTCCGTGCGACAGAATTAAAAAGTAAAGGCTCTCAAGATCCTTCAGTAGAATTAGTTAGAACCTCGTTAGATACCCTATTTCATCAATCTATTCCTCGTTGGAAGCGACAAGCACAAAGGCGTAATGTTGATTTAGAGATAGGACTGCCAAAGAAATTACCCCAAGTGGTTAGTGATCCAGGAATGTTAGATCAAGTGTTAACAGGGTTAATGGAAAAATGTACCCGTAGTCTTTCAGGTGGGGGACAAATTAAAGTACAAGTGAGTACCGCAGGACATCAATTAAAATTACAATTTCACACAGAATCCTATCGACAATATAATCCATTTAAAGCGTTAGGACAACTATTATTATTACAACCAGAAACGGGTAGTGTGAGTTTAAATTTAGATGTTACCAAAAACCTCTTTAATCGTTTGGGAGGGAAATTAATTGTCCGTCAGCGATCGCAACAAGGGGAAATTTTCACTATCTTTTTACCCTTAACTTAG
- the hpsO gene encoding hormogonium polysaccharide biosynthesis glycosyltransferase HpsO, whose product MKILVASHTYIVDLNCEKFKTLAQLDPNLEVTIIVPQKWKPGGVQNKIIEKQPRFEGNFKVIPIYNFSQNNQGLLTFGTDIIKLLNEFKPQIIQVEQGVKSFAYAQLITLNKWLNLKAKNVFFTWWNLPYESKFPVSYLEQYNLKNTDGLVAGNQDAADILRDHGYNKAVAVMPQLGVDEVLFSPQKQPELAQKLGIKKQDFVIGFVGRFVEEKGILTLLKAVQALPEKNWKLLLLGRGELQAKIIQESKDVKIEDKLIMLESVAHDQVPQYINLMNVLVLPSETTYQFKTLTAVGWKEQFGHVLIEAMACKVPVIGSDSGEIPNVISDAGLIFPEGDSTELKNCLSQLMLDPALADKLAEKGYRRVLENYTNKALAEKTLTFYQSLSDK is encoded by the coding sequence ATGAAAATTTTAGTAGCCAGTCATACCTATATTGTTGACCTTAATTGTGAAAAATTCAAAACTTTAGCACAACTAGATCCTAATCTTGAAGTTACTATTATTGTGCCGCAAAAATGGAAACCAGGAGGCGTTCAGAATAAAATAATTGAAAAACAACCTCGGTTTGAAGGGAATTTTAAAGTTATTCCTATTTATAATTTTAGCCAAAATAATCAGGGATTATTAACTTTTGGTACGGATATTATTAAACTATTAAACGAATTTAAACCACAAATTATACAAGTAGAACAAGGAGTTAAATCTTTTGCTTATGCTCAATTGATTACTCTCAATAAATGGTTAAATTTAAAAGCTAAAAATGTGTTTTTCACCTGGTGGAATCTTCCCTATGAATCAAAGTTTCCTGTTTCCTATCTAGAACAATATAACTTAAAAAATACTGATGGATTAGTGGCAGGGAATCAAGATGCTGCTGATATTTTACGAGATCACGGTTATAATAAAGCAGTAGCAGTTATGCCCCAATTAGGAGTCGATGAGGTTTTATTTTCACCACAAAAACAACCAGAATTAGCTCAAAAATTAGGTATTAAAAAGCAAGATTTTGTTATTGGTTTTGTTGGTAGATTCGTAGAAGAAAAAGGTATTTTGACTCTTTTGAAAGCAGTTCAAGCTTTACCTGAAAAAAATTGGAAACTTTTATTATTGGGAAGAGGAGAACTTCAAGCCAAAATTATTCAAGAAAGTAAAGATGTTAAGATTGAAGATAAATTAATAATGCTTGAAAGTGTAGCTCATGATCAAGTTCCTCAATATATTAACTTGATGAATGTTTTAGTTTTACCGTCAGAAACTACCTATCAATTTAAAACCTTAACGGCTGTGGGTTGGAAAGAACAATTTGGTCATGTTTTAATTGAAGCTATGGCCTGTAAAGTACCAGTCATTGGTTCAGATTCTGGAGAAATACCTAATGTTATTAGTGATGCTGGTTTGATTTTTCCTGAAGGAGATTCTACAGAATTGAAAAACTGTTTAAGTCAATTGATGTTAGATCCTGCTTTGGCTGATAAACTAGCTGAAAAAGGTTATAGAAGAGTATTAGAAAATTATACGAATAAAGCTTTAGCTGAAAAAACATTAACCTTTTACCAATCACTTAGTGATAAGTGA
- a CDS encoding SLC13 family permease encodes MFISPIILTLIILLLALISFICEFFPVDTTAIGITVLLILCQLVTPEEGISGFSNSATITVMAMFILSAGITRTGGLQIVRDLLFQLGGKSLRKQIASLGIIVGFISAFINNTAVVAVFLPIIESWGKKRKISLSKLLIPLSYTAILGGVITIIGTSTNILASGLSKKLGYGEFSIFLITPIGIPIFFIGLIYLTFIAPRILPERKSVSNDGLDVDYGMKDYVSEIIITPRSNLIGQTLRQSGIQRKFDIDVLEIIHNDIHFPQPLADKILSLGDILLVRGSKEDLLQIRDERGVDILADVKFDEEKVEDELSFGEDKVAEVLILSNSRLIGSTLKDLRFRQRYNATVIAIRRGEELLRERLGKVRLRFGDLLLVQGPKESFIGLQTTRELLVLEERDIETLRQNKAYIAIAIVFGVVILAAFNILPILVSSLVGVMLMIFTGCLKPGEIYGAVRWDIIFLLAGLIPLGIAMDKSGTNELIANYIVMLGGYLPNYFVLVLFYFFTALLTEILSNNAAVLLMLPVAAEVAENLDLNPIAFMLAVMFAASNSYITPIGYQTNTMVYGPGGYRFLDFTRVGLPLTLMFTFLVPFFIIIVYGL; translated from the coding sequence ATGTTCATCTCGCCCATTATTTTAACCTTAATCATTTTATTATTAGCTTTAATTAGTTTTATTTGTGAGTTTTTTCCTGTGGATACCACAGCTATTGGTATTACAGTTTTATTGATTTTATGTCAATTAGTTACCCCTGAAGAGGGAATTTCAGGGTTTAGTAATTCAGCCACAATTACAGTAATGGCTATGTTTATTTTAAGTGCCGGAATTACACGAACAGGAGGACTTCAAATTGTCAGAGATTTATTATTTCAATTAGGGGGAAAAAGTTTAAGAAAGCAAATTGCTTCTCTGGGAATTATTGTAGGATTTATTAGTGCCTTTATTAATAATACTGCGGTAGTAGCGGTGTTTTTGCCTATTATAGAATCTTGGGGTAAAAAACGAAAAATATCCTTATCTAAGCTCTTAATTCCTCTATCTTATACAGCAATTTTAGGAGGAGTTATTACTATCATTGGAACTTCTACAAATATTTTAGCAAGTGGCTTATCCAAGAAATTAGGATATGGTGAATTTAGTATTTTTTTGATAACCCCTATTGGAATTCCTATTTTTTTTATAGGATTAATTTACTTAACTTTTATTGCTCCCCGAATATTACCTGAGCGCAAATCCGTTAGTAATGATGGTTTAGATGTTGATTATGGCATGAAAGACTATGTAAGTGAAATTATTATCACCCCTCGCTCTAATTTAATTGGACAAACCTTAAGACAAAGTGGAATCCAAAGAAAATTTGATATTGATGTTCTAGAAATTATACACAATGATATTCACTTTCCCCAACCTTTAGCTGATAAAATTTTATCTCTGGGCGATATTTTATTAGTGAGGGGAAGTAAAGAAGATTTACTACAAATTCGAGATGAGAGAGGAGTTGATATTCTAGCTGATGTGAAATTTGATGAAGAAAAAGTTGAGGATGAACTAAGTTTTGGAGAGGATAAAGTAGCAGAAGTTCTCATTTTATCTAACTCTCGTTTAATTGGTTCAACCCTTAAAGATTTACGATTTAGACAACGATATAATGCAACGGTTATTGCTATTCGTCGAGGGGAAGAATTATTAAGAGAAAGATTGGGAAAAGTTCGCTTACGATTTGGGGATTTATTATTGGTTCAAGGACCCAAAGAAAGCTTTATTGGTTTACAAACTACTAGAGAATTATTAGTCTTAGAAGAAAGGGATATAGAAACTTTACGACAGAATAAAGCCTATATTGCGATCGCCATTGTTTTTGGGGTCGTTATCTTAGCTGCTTTCAATATTTTACCCATTTTAGTCAGTAGTTTAGTCGGGGTAATGTTGATGATTTTTACAGGATGTTTGAAACCAGGAGAAATTTATGGTGCAGTGCGTTGGGATATAATTTTTCTCTTAGCCGGATTAATTCCCCTAGGAATCGCTATGGATAAATCAGGAACAAATGAATTAATCGCCAACTATATTGTTATGTTAGGAGGTTATTTACCTAATTATTTTGTCTTAGTTCTTTTTTATTTTTTTACAGCATTACTAACTGAAATCCTTTCTAATAATGCAGCAGTTTTATTAATGTTACCCGTCGCTGCTGAAGTAGCCGAAAATCTCGACCTTAATCCTATTGCTTTTATGTTAGCTGTTATGTTTGCTGCTTCTAACAGTTATATAACCCCCATTGGCTACCAAACCAATACAATGGTTTATGGACCTGGGGGTTATCGCTTTTTAGATTTTACTAGAGTTGGTTTACCCTTGACTTTAATGTTTACTTTTCTAGTGCCTTTTTTCATTATTATCGTTTATGGTTTATAA
- the cimA gene encoding citramalate synthase, translating into MGTANQIWLYDTTLRDGAQREGISLSLEDKLKIARQLDKMGIPFIEGGWPGANPKDVQFFWKLQEEPLTQAEVVAFCSTRRPHKRAAEDPLLKAILAAGTRWVTIFGKSWDLHVTEGLKTTLDENLEMIADTIEYLRTQGRRVIYDAEHWFDGYVNNPDYALETLKTAKAAGAEWLVLCDTNGGTLPHDVSRIVRDVITALEIKPDEDSPQLGIHTHNDSGTAVANGLAGVVEGVRMVQGTINGYGERCGNANLCTLIPNLQLKMGYRCLEDTQLTELTKTSRLISEMVNLAPDDHAPFVGRSAFAHKGGIHVSAVQKNPLTYEHIKPENIGNQRRIVISEMAGLSNVLSKAKSFGIELNKEDAACRQILARIKELEHEGYQFEAAEASFELLMRQALGQTKSFFQLQGFQVHCDMLYGEGMPYSNALATIKVTVNGEDRLEVAEGNGPVSALDSALRKALVNFYPEIAQFHLTDYKVRILDGGAGTSANTRVLIESSNGQTRWTTVGVSPNILEASYQAVVEGIEYGLLLKSTMKKPVKSMS; encoded by the coding sequence ATGGGGACTGCTAACCAAATTTGGCTCTACGATACTACCCTCAGAGATGGGGCGCAACGGGAAGGAATTTCCTTATCTTTAGAAGATAAGCTCAAAATTGCCCGTCAATTGGATAAAATGGGGATTCCCTTTATTGAGGGGGGCTGGCCAGGGGCTAACCCCAAGGATGTGCAGTTTTTCTGGAAATTACAAGAAGAACCTCTGACCCAAGCGGAAGTTGTCGCTTTCTGTTCGACTCGTCGTCCCCACAAAAGAGCGGCCGAAGACCCCCTTTTAAAAGCCATTTTAGCTGCAGGAACACGATGGGTGACCATTTTTGGTAAATCTTGGGATCTTCACGTCACAGAGGGGCTAAAAACCACCCTAGACGAGAATTTAGAGATGATCGCCGATACCATTGAATATCTCCGCACTCAGGGAAGGCGTGTTATTTATGATGCCGAACATTGGTTTGATGGCTATGTCAATAACCCAGACTATGCCCTAGAAACCCTGAAAACTGCCAAAGCAGCAGGGGCAGAATGGTTAGTATTATGCGATACCAACGGGGGAACCCTACCCCATGATGTCAGTCGCATTGTTCGAGATGTCATCACCGCCTTAGAGATTAAACCTGATGAGGACAGTCCCCAACTAGGAATTCATACTCATAACGATTCTGGAACTGCCGTGGCCAATGGGTTAGCAGGAGTGGTAGAAGGGGTGAGAATGGTACAGGGAACTATTAACGGTTACGGGGAACGCTGCGGTAATGCTAACCTCTGCACCTTAATTCCTAATTTGCAGTTAAAAATGGGCTATCGCTGTCTAGAAGACACCCAGTTAACTGAACTCACCAAAACCAGCCGTTTAATTAGCGAAATGGTTAATTTAGCCCCCGATGACCATGCACCCTTTGTCGGCCGTTCGGCTTTTGCCCATAAGGGAGGCATTCATGTGTCTGCGGTGCAGAAAAATCCTTTAACCTATGAACATATTAAACCGGAAAATATTGGTAATCAAAGGCGCATTGTAATCTCAGAAATGGCCGGTTTAAGTAATGTTTTATCGAAGGCGAAAAGCTTTGGCATTGAGTTAAATAAAGAAGATGCTGCTTGTCGTCAAATTTTAGCAAGAATCAAAGAATTAGAACACGAAGGCTATCAATTTGAGGCAGCAGAAGCCAGTTTTGAACTGTTAATGCGTCAAGCCTTAGGACAAACAAAAAGCTTCTTTCAACTGCAAGGATTTCAAGTGCATTGCGATATGCTCTATGGTGAGGGAATGCCCTATAGTAATGCCCTAGCCACCATTAAAGTAACGGTTAATGGAGAAGATAGATTAGAGGTAGCCGAGGGAAATGGACCGGTTTCTGCTTTAGATAGTGCGTTACGCAAAGCTTTAGTGAATTTTTACCCCGAAATTGCTCAATTTCATCTCACGGATTATAAGGTCAGAATCTTAGATGGAGGTGCAGGAACTTCTGCTAATACTCGTGTTTTAATCGAGTCGAGTAATGGTCAAACTCGTTGGACTACTGTAGGGGTTTCTCCTAATATTTTAGAAGCCTCCTATCAAGCAGTGGTAGAGGGCATTGAATACGGTTTACTGTTAAAATCAACTATGAAAAAACCAGTCAAATCCATGTCTTGA
- the hpsL gene encoding hormogonium polysaccharide biosynthesis protein HpsL, which yields MRLSQGKRKSRKKHKETLSVNIKDKLAQKRKARENRRKLMGLIGFSLFFAILVGVPLSFTISPKIGVSVGLLIPSLIICYNYPRTALWAFLIYMPFSGTVTYWIGGGNALFQLSKDGFYIPALLGLMQDCRKKRKPIVVSKPLLTTLILLLVCALLTLLFVNGFKQFLPTCDSLSEYDKFLRDANGQLILDQNGVVITTPCKESIPFAQGLLGLKILLGYVPLIFCAYYLIQDKKRLLFLGRLLVVLAIICCALAFIQYWMLKTGRCAGTDHLVGEDLFKPKLDAKCFVGGSLLYAPSQGQIRLPGTFVSPWHWAWFLVANAAICFSVAFSDTAFFWRNCGLVGMAMVFVNSIICGQRLALAAVPAILIAMLFLTGKFADIKRFIPVGIGLSVVLFVGFSFFNPDFIQERIDSFVDRWNASPPYLFIQQQFDYAIRNQKGLLGRGLGAATNSTRIFGEVALVETYHPKLLFEMGYLGLGAFMIFVTHLCVLTFKAYRPLKDESLRSFASGFWVFILIISYFPYWYPLDTDPVAIYYWFFAGVILRMPLIDKEEQAKLKAQQAAEDASKKRVKTKRKTPSVI from the coding sequence ATGAGACTTTCTCAGGGCAAAAGAAAATCAAGAAAGAAACACAAAGAGACGTTATCCGTTAACATCAAAGACAAATTAGCACAAAAACGTAAAGCAAGAGAAAATAGACGTAAACTCATGGGATTAATCGGATTTTCCCTGTTTTTTGCTATTTTGGTTGGTGTTCCTCTGAGCTTTACTATCAGTCCTAAAATTGGTGTATCAGTCGGTTTATTAATTCCTTCATTAATAATCTGTTACAATTATCCTCGCACAGCTTTATGGGCTTTTTTGATATATATGCCCTTTAGCGGTACAGTAACCTACTGGATTGGTGGTGGTAACGCACTTTTTCAGCTTTCTAAAGATGGTTTTTATATCCCTGCTTTATTGGGTTTAATGCAAGATTGTAGAAAGAAAAGAAAACCTATTGTTGTTTCAAAACCACTGTTAACAACCTTAATATTGTTATTAGTTTGTGCCTTATTAACCTTATTGTTTGTTAATGGATTTAAACAATTTTTACCAACTTGTGATTCTCTGAGTGAATATGATAAATTTTTGCGAGATGCCAATGGACAATTAATTTTAGATCAAAATGGAGTAGTTATTACCACACCTTGTAAAGAGTCCATTCCCTTTGCCCAGGGTCTATTAGGATTAAAAATATTACTTGGCTATGTTCCCTTAATTTTTTGTGCTTATTATTTAATCCAAGATAAAAAAAGATTGCTTTTTTTAGGACGCTTATTAGTGGTTTTAGCGATTATTTGTTGTGCGTTAGCATTCATCCAATATTGGATGTTAAAAACGGGACGATGTGCAGGAACTGATCATCTGGTAGGGGAGGATTTATTTAAACCAAAACTAGATGCAAAATGCTTTGTTGGAGGTTCTCTTTTGTATGCTCCTAGTCAGGGACAAATTCGATTACCTGGAACTTTTGTTTCCCCTTGGCATTGGGCTTGGTTTTTAGTTGCTAATGCAGCCATTTGTTTTTCTGTTGCTTTTAGCGATACTGCCTTCTTTTGGAGAAATTGTGGTTTAGTTGGCATGGCTATGGTCTTTGTTAATTCTATTATTTGTGGTCAAAGATTAGCTTTAGCTGCTGTACCAGCGATTCTGATTGCTATGCTATTTTTAACAGGAAAATTTGCAGATATAAAACGATTTATTCCCGTCGGTATAGGATTATCTGTGGTCTTATTTGTAGGCTTTTCTTTTTTTAATCCTGATTTTATTCAAGAGCGTATTGATAGTTTTGTAGATCGATGGAATGCTTCTCCTCCTTATCTATTTATTCAACAACAATTTGATTATGCTATAAGAAATCAAAAAGGTCTTTTGGGTAGAGGACTAGGGGCAGCTACGAACTCGACTCGAATATTTGGAGAGGTTGCACTGGTAGAAACCTATCATCCCAAACTTTTATTTGAAATGGGTTATTTAGGCTTAGGGGCTTTTATGATTTTTGTAACCCATTTATGTGTTTTAACTTTTAAAGCTTATCGTCCTCTAAAGGATGAATCTTTACGCAGTTTTGCGTCTGGGTTTTGGGTGTTTATTCTAATCATCAGTTACTTTCCTTATTGGTATCCTTTAGATACGGACCCAGTAGCTATTTATTATTGGTTTTTTGCGGGTGTTATCTTGCGAATGCCTCTCATTGATAAGGAAGAACAAGCTAAACTAAAAGCCCAGCAAGCAGCAGAAGACGCATCTAAAAAGCGTGTCAAAACCAAAAGAAAAACTCCATCAGTGATTTAG
- a CDS encoding HAS-barrel domain-containing protein — translation MRLPLPQFSTDSRHPDHIAEVIETSTTQFLAQCLEPEDLSFPVMPAFGSWVKSLDEESGNKIVAVVTYATTTPIDSVHRARALGLSLEELRQQQPQIFAMLKTEFKATIVGFESSQNAENGNGHNLGKVYQYLPPRPPQIHQGVHRCEAVEIINFSEEVEFLRILLQVRDAPVDALIAAAIRDIYLLRKADKNWLVKVGRTLSILLRDDYDRLQYILSQVTL, via the coding sequence ATGCGCCTTCCTTTACCGCAATTTAGTACAGATAGTCGTCATCCCGATCATATTGCCGAAGTCATAGAAACATCAACCACACAGTTTTTGGCTCAATGTTTGGAACCCGAAGACTTAAGTTTTCCTGTGATGCCGGCTTTTGGGAGTTGGGTAAAATCTTTAGATGAAGAGTCAGGAAATAAAATTGTAGCTGTTGTAACTTATGCCACGACAACTCCCATTGACTCGGTGCATCGTGCGAGGGCGTTGGGGTTATCATTAGAAGAGTTGCGACAACAACAACCGCAAATCTTTGCCATGTTAAAAACAGAATTTAAGGCAACCATTGTTGGTTTTGAGAGTTCCCAAAATGCAGAAAACGGTAATGGCCACAACTTAGGGAAAGTCTATCAATATTTACCCCCTCGTCCTCCTCAAATTCATCAAGGGGTTCATCGTTGTGAAGCAGTAGAAATTATCAATTTTAGTGAAGAAGTAGAATTTTTACGGATATTACTACAAGTTCGAGATGCCCCGGTGGATGCTTTAATTGCTGCTGCTATTAGAGATATTTATCTATTAAGAAAAGCTGATAAAAACTGGTTAGTTAAAGTAGGAAGAACCCTCAGCATTTTACTCAGAGATGATTATGATCGCCTTCAATACATTCTCAGTCAAGTTACCCTTTAA
- the hpsN gene encoding hormogonium polysaccharide biosynthesis glycosyltransferase HpsN, whose translation MSYPSISIIIPSYRREQILKDTLEDVLKQDYPHFEILVVDQTASHDPTIQSYLENLANTNKIKWFRVSWASLPAARNYGVRRSQGDIIIFIDDDVQLPANYLYSHTKIYQEKSEIGAVAGRVLDRMKLADAEKINDSEDPYTIEMLPPEAMDPGIAWYYIDLVHTTKPQEVISTRGCNMSFRREVFTKYNVWFDERFRGNAVREESDFCLRLRQTGYKIWYEPDAYLVHLGEETGGCHDMSTRSFSYQMTFYHNHFLMALKNLTFLEQLRLYTKLFDCHVLGNPPCNKGGSPIKILVRLLFYTLGFIDAIRTIIISQWNDGQIYSKNDINYHQLQSNKSLESVS comes from the coding sequence ATGTCTTATCCTTCAATTTCAATTATTATTCCAAGTTATCGACGAGAACAAATTTTAAAAGATACTTTAGAGGATGTTCTTAAACAGGATTATCCTCATTTTGAAATTCTGGTTGTTGATCAAACAGCAAGTCATGATCCTACGATTCAAAGTTATTTAGAAAATTTAGCTAACACCAATAAAATTAAATGGTTTCGTGTTAGTTGGGCAAGTTTACCAGCAGCTAGAAATTATGGGGTTCGTCGTTCTCAAGGAGACATTATTATTTTTATTGATGATGATGTTCAATTACCAGCTAATTACTTATATAGTCATACAAAAATCTATCAAGAAAAATCAGAAATTGGAGCCGTGGCAGGGAGAGTTTTAGATAGAATGAAATTGGCTGATGCTGAAAAAATTAATGATTCTGAAGACCCTTATACCATAGAAATGTTACCTCCAGAAGCAATGGACCCTGGTATTGCCTGGTATTATATTGATTTGGTTCATACGACCAAACCTCAAGAAGTCATCTCAACTCGCGGTTGTAATATGTCTTTTCGACGAGAAGTTTTTACGAAATATAATGTTTGGTTTGATGAAAGATTTAGAGGAAATGCCGTTAGAGAAGAGTCAGATTTTTGTTTACGTTTACGCCAAACTGGTTATAAAATTTGGTATGAACCTGATGCTTATTTAGTTCATTTAGGAGAAGAAACGGGGGGGTGTCATGATATGAGTACCCGTTCTTTTTCCTATCAAATGACTTTCTATCATAACCATTTTTTAATGGCATTAAAAAACTTAACTTTTTTAGAACAGTTACGATTATATACTAAACTATTTGATTGTCATGTTTTGGGTAATCCTCCTTGTAATAAAGGGGGTTCTCCAATTAAAATTTTAGTTCGTTTATTGTTCTATACTTTAGGCTTTATAGATGCTATAAGAACAATAATTATATCTCAATGGAATGATGGACAAATTTATAGTAAAAATGATATAAATTACCATCAATTACAGTCGAATAAGTCCTTAGAATCGGTTTCTTGA